The following proteins come from a genomic window of Megalops cyprinoides isolate fMegCyp1 chromosome 6, fMegCyp1.pri, whole genome shotgun sequence:
- the LOC118778876 gene encoding mitochondrial glutamate carrier 1-like isoform X2, with the protein MSLDVGMWAKCVYCFLGAAVNLTLVTPEKAIKLAANDFFRHHLSKDGKGLTVVKEMLAGCGAGMCQVIVTTPMEMLKIQLQDAGRLAAQQRKPAMMPAAVLGTTSAVQSRSYNVGAPAPAVRAVSATQIAQELLRTQGIQGLYKGLGATLMRDVPFSIVYFPLFANLNSLGKDSPEGTAPFYWSFLSGCAAGSTAAVAVNPCDVIKTRLQSLTKGANEETYSGVVDCFSKILRKEGPSAFLKGAGCRALVIAPLFGIAQVMYFVGVGEFILGQTPFNLYSS; encoded by the exons ATGTCTCTGGATGTCGGCATGTGGGCTaagtgtgtgtattgttttttagGAGCTGCGGTCAATCTGACCTTGGTTACCCCCGAGAAGGCCATCAAACTGGCCGCTAACGACTTCTTCCGTCACCACCTAAGCAAAGATGG GAAGGGGCTAACGGTAGTCAAGGAGATGCTGGCTGGGTGCGGAGCAGGAATGTGCCAGGTCATCGTAACGACCCCTATGGAAATGCTGAAGATTCAGCTGCAGGATGCGGGGAGACTGG CGGCCCAGCAGAGAAAGCCAGCTATGATGCCCGCAGCAGTACTGGGCACCACCAGCGCCGTACAGAGCCGCTCCTACAATGTAGGAGCCCCTGCACCGGCTGTCAGGGCAGTGTCTGCCACCCAGATCGCCCAAGAGCTGCTGCGCACTCAGGGCATCCAGGGCCTGTACAAGGGACTAGGGGCCACACTTATGAG GGATGTACCCTTCTCCATCGTCTACTTCCCGCTATTTGCTAACCTGAACAGTCTGGGCAAGGACTCCCCAGAGGGCACTGCACCCTTCTACTGGTCTTTCCTGTCCGGCTGTGCAGCTGGGTCCACCGCCGCCGTGGCCGTTAACCCTTGCGATG TCATCAAGACAAGACTGCAGAGTCTGACTAAGGGAGCCAATGAGGAAACCTACAGCGGTGTGGTAGACTGCTTCAG tAAGATCCTTCGGAAGGAGGGACCCTCTGCCTTCCTGAAGGGCGCCGGCTGCAGGGCCCTGGTTATCGCCCCGCTCTTTGGCATCGCCCAGGTCATGTACTTTGTGGGGGTCGGAGAGTTCATTCTGGGCCAGACCCCATTCAATCTGTACTCCTCCTAG